One segment of Pleuronectes platessa chromosome 21, fPlePla1.1, whole genome shotgun sequence DNA contains the following:
- the LOC128427388 gene encoding L-xylulose reductase produces MEISFAGKRALVTGAGKGIGRATALALARCGAEVTAVTRTQADLDTLMQEFASITPVCLDLADWGATEAALQDIGPIDLLVNNAAFASLQPFLEVTPDQFDQSFNVNVKAVLHVSQIVARGMKARGSRGSIVNVSSQASQCAIRDHAVYCATKGALDMLTKGMALELGPHQIRVNSVNPTVVMTEMGRLAWSQPEKAKTMMARIPLGRFAEVEDIVNSILFLLSDKSNMTNGVTLPVDGGFLAC; encoded by the exons ATGGAGATTAGTTTCGCGGGTAAACGAGCTCTGGTCACCGGAGCTGGAAAAG GGATTGGCAGGGCCACGGCTCTGGCTCTGGCACGCTGCGGAGCGGAGGTCACGGCGGTGACGCGCACACAGGCTGACCTGGACACGCTTATGCAGGAG TTTGCTTCCATCACTCCAGTGTGCTTGGACCTGGCAGACTGGGGGGCCACGGAGGCAGCCCTGCAGGACATCGGCCCCATTGATCTGCTGGTGAATAATGCCGCCTTTGCCAGCCTGCAGCCGTTTCTGGAGGTCACACCCGACCAGTTTGACCA GTCATtcaatgtgaatgtgaaagcAGTGCTGCATGTATCCCAG ATAGTGGCTCGTGGCATGAAGGCCAGAGGATCTAGAGGCTCCATTGTCAATGTGTCCAGCCAGGCCTCACAGTGTGCCATCCGAGACCATGCTGTGTACT GTGCCACCAAGGGAGCCCTGGACATGCTGACTAAAGGGATGGCTCTAGAGCTCGGACCTCACCAG ATCCGTGTGAACAGCGTGAACCCCACAGTGGTGATGACTGAGATGGGTCGTCTAGCCTGGAGTCAGCCCGAAAAAGCTAAGACCATGATGGCGCGTATCCCCCTGGGCCGCTTTGCAG aggtgGAGGACATAGTGAATAGTATTTTATTCCTGCTCAGCGATAAGAGCAACATGACTAATGGAGTCACTCTGCCGGTGGACGGAGGCTTTCTGGCATGCTGA